The following DNA comes from Palaemon carinicauda isolate YSFRI2023 chromosome 22, ASM3689809v2, whole genome shotgun sequence.
TCAGGAGCACCACAGTTATCAGCTAACACCTGTAAATAGttgaatttcataaaaaattacatcactacagtatagtcaatttcttttagcgaggcatatttgcacagactcgcagcggtgccctttcaactcggaaaagtttcctgatcgctgattggttggacaagataagtctaaccaatcagcgaccaggaaacttttccgagctaaaagggcaccgttgcaagtcagtgcaaatatgactcgctaaaagaaatggactataggtaaagATCAAATCTATATCATTACATGGAAATATATTGTCATTGATAATTAAAACTGTCCTGCTATTAATGCATAGTACCTGTATACTAAAATTAAGCTATTTTGAAAAAATACATCATTCCATAGCATAGCTACActttatactactgtatataaacATGGAGAAATAAAATGGCAGAATTTATTAACTGAAAAGTTTAAAAATACAACTTATTACAGAAATATGAGGAAATTATCATCTTCAACAATATAAAGTAACAATCTAATTCCCTTACTTTAGGGAACACCCTGAGAGCTTCAGCGTAATTCTTAATAGCGTACTGTTCTAGGCCTGGACACTGAGAGCCATATTGCTCTATTATTCTGCTAAGTTCTACTTCAGTGCTGCCTGCACCTGGAACACACTTtccatcctgaaaaaaaaaagacatggcaTCAAACCTATTTATcctaaaaataattttctatattataCAGTAGTAAGAACCCAATGTACGAGAATCTAAAAAATGAACatttacatgaaatatatacatacatataccaattttggggggtagccgacatcaacaaatgaaacaaaaacaaaaaaggggacctctactctctacgttcctcctagcctaacaagggactcaactgagttcagctggtactgctagggggtcacagcccaccctcccccattatccaccacagatgaagcttcataatgctgaataccccatgaaatatatacaataaaatcaaTGTCTTGGCATACCCAAAATTCAATGTCTTGACATACCAAGTATACAATACAAGTCTTGATTTACTATCAATCATTCTGCATTATATACCATTATATCACTGAATTCATAACAAAACTTTACAAAAATCTTTCATGGCTGGCCCAAAAACAGCCTTTCAAACCTATTACTAGTATTGCCATGAATTTTAACTTAAAAAAGATAAATACTATTAATTCAGAAATGTCAACTTCACGACCTCATGAAATTATAACTTACCCAACAGATCACAGGTTTAAAACAAATTTACAATAACTGTATAGACCAAATAGGCTGCaattttttagataactttttgaaGATGTGTCCAATAATTGTCATTAAGCCAATAAAATTTAGGCCTTTACATACATGTTGAACTGTTAGTGATGTACAACACTCTTCTCATTATAAATGGTTAGTTTAAATAGCTTAGAAATTATACCTGGACTCGGCTATACCTTAGTATTGCTACTCTCAAATTTGTTTGACTGCTGCATTATAAAATTAGTTTAAAGATTCAATCTTTCTGGATTCCAGTATTTCCATGAGTAATTTAACTTGCAGCAACCCAAACCTTTTTAGTTACCAAGAGTAAATTCATTAAAATCAATACCTTTCTTAAAGTAACCAAAGCTTAATTTGGTTTACCTAGCCTTCACACATGAAAAAGCCAATCTACTCATGGGTTTCTATTCCATAATGGTGTTCCTATATCATCAAGAATGATAAAGGTAGACATAAGAAACAAGTAACTGCAACTGCTAAAAACCAATTAAGTTTAAATATCATCAAACATACAACATTAACCTTACCCTGCACAAGCCCTTGAAAGTGTTCACAGCATCATCCACAGCGCGCTCAACGTCATCCATTAAATTATCAGTGGAGCCTCGGATCACAATAGTTGCAATTCGGGATTCAGCCCCCTCTTGCCTGCAAAAAGTAAAAACTTCTATGAAGCAATACCCACAGAAATAAACATCTAATACAGGCACTATCACCAGACATTCTTATGAGTGAATGTATGATTGAAGAAACCTATCTGTTATACAGTCTGGTGAGGTATGCTGTGTATGAATGAGGAGTACAAGAAGGCATGCATAATGCTACATGATTATCTTATCCTCTTTGTTACAGCTCACCTTGAACATCCTCCTTGATATCTGACAAAACCATTAGGATTATCGGTTCTCAAATTCTATTTCTGTGCTTAATTTCAATCAAAAATTTTTCCTAACACCACAAACATGCCTTGGTAATGTTTAACGAAAAAGACATTAGAACTCGACAGGAAGTACATTaccaaagaaaatcataaaatatagtaTTTTGATCACAAAAAAGTACTTTTTCTTTACAATATTTCACAAAACCTCATAAAAAAATCCAAGAACAAatctattaatattcatatttggtTTAGTgtatacttggaaaaaaaaaaagcatttcaagTGATAGTCATACTGTAAATTTATTCCATTTTAAAGCCActcaatacatgagagagagagagagagagagagagagagagagagagagagagagagagagagagagagagagagattgtagaagTGATTTTAAGCAATTGTATAGTAACGTTTAGCTGCTTTCTTAACATAAAATACTCCACTGATGAATCAATGGGCTTCGACTTATTCCACAGTAATGCGAGTACACTACAAAACATTGAATGTATTGAAATGTATTACTGTAATGTACAACACActgaatatatcaaaatttattgaATGATAAAAGCTATAATCAGTGACATTCTTCTCAGATTCATTATGGATTTGAATGTACTAAACATAAAAACCATCTACTGCcctttatcatcaataatattcacATCTTTTGATTCCCTGCACAGGCCAAATATGCTCTACAGACTCTTTAGTATTCTGGTAATACAGaatttttctttccctttcatcCAGGCGGTTACTATTCTGCTAATCCATTCTCGGTCTAGAGACAAGCATGAAAAACTCATTACATGTCTAACCTGCATTGTCAACTTATTCCTTGTTCTTTCTTTCGCCAAATAAATTTGATTCTATGGGTATCTGCTACTCACGTAGTCTTTTAAATCACTATTTAAAAATATCTACAGTGCACTTTAATTAATCTGACAGAGGATAACACAAACTACTTAATTTTTTCAATCTCCTCTAGTACAACTACAATAATAAGAAAGATTTGTTTGTAAATGTGGCcaaaatcgaataaaaaaaattaagaaagttgGTCAAACACATACGATGGGAGCAACAGGAAAGGAGAACTGAAACGCAAACCAATGGAGCTGtggactaaattattattattattattactagccaagctacaaccctagttggaaaagcaagatgctataagcccaaggactacaacagggaaaaatagcccagtgaggaaaggaaataaggaaataaataaatgatgagaagaaattacaatatatcattctaaaaacagtaacagcgtcaaaacagatgacctatataaactattaacaatgtcaaaaaccgataggtcatatataaacaataaaaagactcgtatcaccctggtcaacataaaaacatttgctccaactttgaacttttgaagttctactgattcaactacccgattaggaagatcattccacaacttggtaacagctggaataaaacttctagaatactgtgtagtattgagcctcatgatggagaaggcctggctaagaGATGTAATATTACAATTTCTTTCTATATAATCGGATATTTCACACTCACCTGAATATAGTGACAGGGGTGTCACCCACTTCATCAATGAAGACTTTATCGCAAAGACCAATTTCTTCCTGCGTTGGGcaaatcatctttggaaggatagtAGCACCAACAGTTCTGCAAAGCCGTCTCAGATCCCACTTGCTTGTGATTCTGACAGCCATGATGTTGTATTTGTTCAAATAATGTTGAGCTAAATCACCAAACTTTCCTCCAGCAACAACTACAGTTACACCAGCATCGGACAACATCTTTACCTATTTCATGAAATGAAGAGATACCTGTAATTCTTTCCAGGAGAGTTGGCATACCTTTTTATATCTGTTGTACTCCATATATACTATCGAAAAAGTTTAGTAcccattttcattttaatcttgaACTTATATTTAAAATACTGTACTTGGTAAATGCTTTTTTTACTCTgaataaaaaattcttaaatttcATTACATAAACACAATTGCATATTTTTGTGAATGCAATAGGAAACAAAAAGTTCTATTATTTGATTTTGCTctcataaaacatacatacatatgaattaaaACCCCAAAGTTAGCTTTAAATGAACAAAATGTATCAAGGCCTAATGTACAGTACAAGGAAAATACTAGAAACAATTCCTTACATCTTcctccattctgttttcttctccgCGTGAAAAGTTGGCCAATTCATCAGCATTCTTGATGAGAACTGTGCCTTTTGTCTCTGTTGTGGTNNNNNNNNNNNNNNNNNNNNNNNNNNNNNNNNNNNNNNNNNNNNNNNNNNNNNNNNNNNNNNNNNNNNNNNNNNNNNNNNNNNNNNNNNNNNNNNNNNNNNNNNNNNNNNNNNNNNNNNNNNNNNNNNNNNNNNNNNNNNNNNNNNNNNNNNNNNNNNNNNNNNNNNNNNNNNNNNNNNNNNNNNNNNNNNNNNNNNNNNNNNNNNNNNNNNNNNNNNNNNNNNNNNNNNNNNNNNNNNNNNNNNNNNNNNNNNNNNNNNNNNNNNNNNNNNNNNNNNNNNNNNNNNNNNNNNNNNNNNNNNNNNNNNNNNNNNNNNNNNNNNNNNNNNNNNNNNNNNNNNNNNNNNNNNNNNNNNNNNNNNNNNNNNNNNNNNNNNNNNNNNNNNNNNNNNNNNNNNNNNNNNNNNNNNNNNNNNNNNNNNNNNNNNNNNNNNNNNNNNNNNNNNNNNNNNNNNNNNNNNNNNNNNNNNNNNNNNNNNNNNNNNNNNNNNNNNNNNNNNGTATATTGAATACCACAGTCAAACCAAAATTATCTCCCTAAAATCCAGTTAGCTCAGTAGAGTTAAAATAAAAACGTCAACATTGACCTCTTCCTCACCATCGAAAGGAAACTAACGTTGAATGAGTTTGAACATATTTCATGCTCTCATGCTATATCTCTacagagcttttttttttatatctttgaatctcccattgatgttcatattgcttccttAATAAAATTTGGCTTATATTGACGTTAACCCACAATAAATACAATTTTCATTTGCTTCTCTTCAATAGGCTTAGGCCCTCAAGACAGTATTGTGAAAATCTAGTACCTCAGGGCAAACAACCATGGTTTGGCAAGTTGCTCCCACCTTCTTCTTTCAGTCTTCTAGCGCTGGTTTTGACAGGTTGAGAATAATTACCATGCTCCGAATTGTGAAACAATTTATactggaaggccaaggtttggttggatggatagagtgaagaaagctctgggtgataggaggatagatgtgagagaggcaagagagcgtgctagaaataggaatgaatggcgagcgattgtgacgcagttccggtaggccctgctgcttcctccggtgccttagatgaccgcggaggtagcagcagtaggggattcagcattatgaagcttcatctgtggtggataacgggggagggtgggctgtggcaccctagctgtaccagctgaacttggttgagtcccttgtcaggctgggaggaacgtagagagtagaggtccccttttttttttgtttcatttgttgatgtcggctaccccccaaaattgggggaagtgccttggtatatatatatatatatatatatatatatatatatatatatatatatatatatatatatatatatatatatatatatatatatatatatatatatatatatacatatatatatatactgtatatatataaatatttaagacaTTAATGATAATGAGGGATGTCTGCTCCTGGATTTTCTTAGTAACTAGTGTATACTTTCAAGGGAGTTTTTTCCATGGCAATCAAGACCCTCTTTCTGTCTTGTGCCAGGAACAGTATTGTGATTAACATAATCGCAGTGAGGAATGCAAAGGCCTACAGTTCCTCTTATGAAAAAGTATGTTCGAATGGTTGCTGACCAAACTGAAAGTTCTAAATGTAAAAGAATACAGACTAGGATTGTTGCTTACAgtatggatgaaaatgaaaatgctaAGCCCCCATTTCcttctaacattaaaaaaaaaaagtttgagaaaattaTAAGTGGTTTAGGTTAAAAATAGCATTGTGCACTGAAACATAGAATTAGTTTTATTTAGTATAAGATAAGGGGaaggtaatttatataaaattttatgcagtaaattTGTAaccataaatttcaaaataaacaaactacCATTAGAACCAGTGTAAATGTGAACAAATggtgatctgagagagagagagagagagagagagagagagagagagtgtgtgtacgtGTGAAGGAAAAATAACTGCAAAGCAATGGActtagaataatataaaaatatcattactaATATACTTACATTTACATCATTTATATGCACCACATCAACACCTTGCTCATCTTCATCCCAAGGAATGTCTCCAGATGGATCTCGTAAAAATGTTGCCATAGACTGAACAGTTTCTCTTCTATCGTAATCTTTATGGAAATCACCATCTTTGTAATGCTTCAAAACATATGATGATGGCTCAACTTTATTCTTTTTACATAGCTTTTTCCCCTCTCTGAAAAAGTCATTAACATTATAGTGTTAAAATTTCCTTATAATAGCAATTAACTGATACAAActataagacaaaataaatatcatTGAATCTCTTtggcaaaaaattcttcttcaattaGTCATGAAGCTTGAATTTCATGTTGAACAAAATTTCTACATGATATAATAATCTTTATGGAAGACTATCTTACCCATTACACTCGATATGAACAAGTGTCGCCGTTCCTCGAAGTTCACGCGACACTTCTGTGAATACATTATTTACCTCTTGTTTTACTTTGCCTTTCGAATACAAAACTAAAACGTTTGTTCGAGTCCTCAGGAGCTTCTTCCATTCCTGTAAAAATAGTCAAGTTATTGATAACTAGCCCAACCTTACAAAAATTTCCAACTATCATAACCATTTTGATTTCTCCCTAACATACAAACTCACACTTCATATGTGCCTCATCCGCCACACACAAATGAAACTTGATCCTATAAATAATTACCATATTACACATCCATCTATCTAACAAGGCACTGTATACTCTTCTTAATTtatacaattaacccttttacccccaggctatttgaaactttccaacccttaaccccctggggtaatttttttcaagcacattttgcagtaattttttaaaaattgctctaactgctttaatttttgtcatagagaggtcaagttggtctcattctcttggaaaatgcctaaagtttctcaacaaattatcaaaaatatgcaaaaaaaatgtaaatagcagttttttgcaaggacgtaccagtacgtccatggggggaaagggatgagttttgtgaaacgtaccagtacgttttgggggtaaaagggttaattatcatACATCTTAAGTGTGCTATACAACTGCTTTTAACGACAACAAATCACACTTAATAAGCTCTTAGTTACAACAAATTATCACTATAATATACTGTACTATTAATACTGTAGTTCAATCAATGGCCATTTAAATGCTTTTTAAACATATGATGGCAAAAATATTGTCTTCAGTACAGTGCAGTACTGTAGATCCTAAATAATATTCCTTTTAGGAAAACTTTAAATATTCATTTAGGCAAAATTTAAATATTGTATAAGATTAATCAACAAAaggtatacataaaaatatttagtaTTGTACCACCAATCTGCTACAAACTAGACTTTAATCCACTATGAAAATTTCAATGAATATAAGACTAagcatataaattttaataattattttgaaacctGAACACTGCACAGTATAACAGGaaacataacccttttaccccccggggtatttggaaatttccaacccttaacccccaaggggttatttttttcccaggacattttgcagtatattttttttaaattgctctaacagccttaattttggtcatagagaggtcaggttggtctcattctcttggaaaatgcctgaattttctcaaaaaaattatcaaaaaatataaaaaacaaatttttatagcatttttttgcaaggacgtaccggtacgttcatgggggtaaagggatggcttttgtaaaacgtaccagtacgtcctttgggggtaaaagggttaaataaagaatattaataattcatATGCAATGCTACCATTTTGCAATGAAGAAACATAATCAAATATTTACCTTTGGATCAGATATAGTTTCCACATAGCTTTGTGACTTAGCTGCTAAGCTTACAACCACCACTCCACACAACTGAAAATAAGGTTTGGGCGTTAGAAACGAGAAGCAGATTAAAgtaaattattcaaataaaacttTCAACTCTCATCTTACTACTGAACAAcagtaagaaaaaattaaattatcatGAAGCTTATTAAACCTGGCTCTTTTTCATAAAACAGTATTGACCTGTAACATAATAACATACTGCAATTAATTGCTGAGAAAACTTGACATATATAaattaaagttttaatatctgtttgTATACAAACCAACATCACGCATGTGATTAGATAACATGTCATAAAATGTCATCCATTACAAAAGGATGTCAACGAACATTGAATTGGCCATGTGAGAAAAAGGAAAAGAGTCAAAGAGCCAAAAAAAGGGTACAGTATCTAATTACAAGacaaaatgataaattttaaagaatttgtatttttcttaaatttgCAAACTTCTATGCATGGTGTCTGCCATCTGTTATTAACAATGTATAGCACAGTAGTTAGTTGTCGTGTAGGTAAGGGGAGAGTACCACCAACCTGGTTGACATAACCGGAGgtaaaactttgaaaaataaaaaaaaaaaataaaaaactcaagcCTATATTTtggggaaaaatgttattttgataataaaataaatttttgaatatacttacccggtgattatatagctgcaactctgttgcccgacagacaactctacggtaaaaactcgccagcgatcgctacacaggttgcgggtgtgcccaacagcgccatctgtcgtccagatacccagtactcaatgtaaacaaagactcaattttctcctcgtcccactgcgtctctattggggaggaagggaggatcctttaatttataatcaccgggtaagtatattaaaaaatttattttattatcaaaataacatttttcaatatttaacttagccggtgattatatagctgattcacacccaggggggtgggtagagaccagcaatatatgtttacacttttatgagctaagagtttttatttcattttagaagttatcaaaataacaaaaacaaaataaataggtacctggtaaggaagtcgacttgaacaatttctctgccttttaagtacgtcttccttacggagcctcgcgatcctcttaggatgctgatcgacccctaggatctgaagtatcaagggttgcaacccatacaacaggacctcatcaaaacccctaatctaggcgctctcaagaaatgacttttaccacccgccaaatcaactaggatgcgaaaggcttcttagccttccggacaacccaaaaaacaacaataaaaacatttcaagagaaagattaaaagggtatggaattagggaattgtagtggttgagccctcacccactactgcactcgctgctacgaatggtcccagtgtgtagcagttcttgtaaagagactggacatctttcaagtaaaatgacgcgaacactgacttgcttctccaataggttgcgtccattatactttgcagagatatattttgcttaaaggccacggaagttgttacagctctaacttcgtgcgtcttcaccttaagcaaagttcggtcttcctcactcagatgtgaatgagcttctcgtattaacaatctgataaagtctgaccaagcattctttgacaaaggcaaggatggtttcttaactgaacaccataaagcttcagattggccttgtaaaggtttagtacgctttaaatagaacttaagagctctaacagggcataagactctttctagttcattgcctacgatctccgataagctggggatatcgaaagatttaggccaaggccgagaaggcagctcatttttggctaggaaaccaagttgtagcgaacaagtggctttttctgacgaaaatcctatgttcttgctgaaggcatgaatctcactgactcttttagccgaggctaagcataccaggaaaagagtcttaagagtgagatctttcagggaggctgattgtaacggctccaacctgtctgatatgaagaatcttagtaccacgtctaaattccatccaggggtagccaaacgacgctccttggtggtctcaaaagacttaaggaggtcttgcagatctttatgtttggaaagatctaagcctctatgccggaagaccaatgccaacatgcttctgtagcccttgatagtgggagctgaaagggatcgtccttttctcaggtataagagaaaaacagctatttgagctacagaggtactggtcgaggatacagaaactgacttgcaccagtctcggaagacttcccacttcgattggtagactctaatggaagaagctctccttgctctagcaatcgcactggctgcttccttcgaaaagcctctagctctcgagagtctttcgatagtctgaaggcagtcagacgaagagtgtggaggctttggagtaccttctttacgtgtggctgacgtagaaggtctacccttagaggaagactactgggaacgtctactaaccatcgaagtatctcggtgaaccattctctcgcgggccagagggaagcaactaacgtcaaccttgtcccttcgtgagaggcgaacttctgcagtaccttgttgacaatcttgaacggtgggaatgcgtagagatccagatgtgaccaatctaggaggaaagcatctatatgtattgctgctgggtccgggactggagagcaatagattggaagcctcttggtcagcgaggttgcaaagagatctatggatggttttaccccaagtggcccaaagtctcttgcacacatccttgtggagggtccattcggttggaattacttgccctttccgactgagacaatctgctatgacgttcaagtcgccttggatgaacctcgttactagggagatgtcttgaccttttgaccagatgagcaggtcccttgtgatctcgtacaacgtcagtgagtgggtacctccttgtttggagatgtacgccaaggccgtggtgatgtccgagttaacttccaccactttgcctcgaaggagagacttgaagcttttcaaggccagatgtactgccaacagctccttgcagttgacatgcatgctcctctgactcgagttccacagtcctgagcattcccgaccgtctagtgtcgcgccccagcccacgtccgatgcgtccgagaagagaacgtggttgggagtctgaacagccaggggaagaccctctcttaggttgatattgtccttccaccaagtcagacaagacttatcttttcggaaaccgggatcgagaccgcttctagcgtcttgtcctttttccagtgaaaagctagatggtattgaagaggacggaggtgtagtcttcctagtgacacaaattgttccacggatgacagcgtccctaccagactcatccacagcctgactgagcagcgttccttcttcagcatcttctggatggatagcagggcttgatctattctgggggctgatcgtcttgttgttcagcaacgtcctcatcagagggttcctcatccgaaaactgatgaggaaacggcaacggagtgggcaacgtctggctcgctgagtccggtcgcactggtggatgcgtgacggagccggacgcaatatcatggaactgctgcacagtctgtgaactgtcaacaaccatgggtgcgcgaggaagcacagcgtcaacccgagactgtctagaccgtctgggttgtgcagtcaacaccctacagggttgctgaggttgacgcactgcgtcaaaacaagtcacctctgctggttgttgaacgtcctgaacgtcaacaaccacctccgagcgtcgcttaacgtcaacgtgcggctggcaactcacactgggtcgcatcggtgggggaaccacctcaactggcagacgcgagtaggttacctcagcgtcaacagggcgcacaaccgaccggttggaaggttgttggccagaaggttcggtagcaaccttctccgcattaaagtcctctatcaaggacgccagcttggactgcatgtcttgcagcaaagcccatttagggtctacgggagcaggtgtggcaacagacggggttagcgactgaggcggtaccgtttaccatccctgaaagccttgttatgcgtgacataattgtacagcaaaacttcaaaggctcgaaaatagctgtgaagttgacctgtaaacaacttggagcgtctcctggccaggcgccagggagagtctacgagaattgagaagtctatctgggcagaggcatgaactcccaagccgagaacttctctcgtgtcatatcagactctcgctctataaaccagtttaaaagaagggaaagcaaaggctgtatcccccaaactcctcctggtgaaaaaccagtcgcctagccaacgtaaagctctctaggagagcgagagagctctagcttaaaaacaacggcttcgaagtagctaggcctagtgtaagctctgacgtttaggcgaacgaggagcagcagttacaaaaagatccggacaaagatccttaaaaaaatcatcatgatttaattaaagtccataggaggctaagcagctttaggctcctctccatctgacagagtcctcaagggaatatcagtaggagggggaacagcaacttcctcatcta
Coding sequences within:
- the LOC137616243 gene encoding T-complex protein 1 subunit theta-like → MEEDVKMLSDAGVTVVVAGGKFGDLAQHYLNKYNIMAVRITSKWDLRRLCRTVGATILPKMICPTQEEIGLCDKVFIDEVGDTPVTIFRQEGAESRIATIVIRGSTDNLMDDVERAVDDAVNTFKGLCRDGKCVPGAGSTEVELSRIIEQYGSQCPGLEQYAIKNYAEALRVFPKVLADNCGAPDQEVLSNLLAAHTEGKKNAGFDCEGEGVAVLDACEKEIFDLFLTKYWALKYSSSAAIEILRVDQIIMAKRAGGPKARGMGPQDPDDD
- the LOC137616032 gene encoding protein disulfide-isomerase A5-like gives rise to the protein MRLRFDVYYRWINVIMWRPLILLAFLCGVVVVSLAAKSQSYVETISDPKEWKKLLRTRTNVLVLYSKGKVKQEVNNVFTEVSRELRGTATLVHIECNGEGKKLCKKNKVEPSSYVLKHYKDGDFHKDYDRRETVQSMATFLRDPSGDIPWDEDEQGVDVVHINDVNCTMLFLT